GATCGATCCCTTGAAAGACGCGAGCGATCCGATAGAAACCATCAAGACAATGTTTCGCCGGAACATTCGGGAAGATGTGGCGGATACCGAGATGATTGCACATGGGTGTCCGCTGAATAATCTGGCGCAGGAAATGTCGCCGCTCGATGAAGGTTTTCGGATGCGCATTGAACGGAGTTACAGGCGGCAGCGCCAAGCCTTGGTGGATGCGCTGGAGCGCGCCAAGAAAAGTGGGCAAATCAAGAAGAATGTTGCGACCAAGGGAGTCGCGGCGCTGATCGTGGCCTGCCAGATGGGAATTTGGGGAACGATGAGAAATACCCAAGACGCGGAGCTGATGATTCAGTCAGGCGAGGCGCTGTGCGCTTTTCTGGATAGTTTGAAGAGTTAGCTGCAACCTGCACGGCGGATGGGTGAGGAACGGCCCGCATCGCGAATCCCAAAAAGCAGAAGTGCAGAACCCCGAATTTACATGTCGTTTTTTAATACCCCGATTCATCATCAGATGTCCTGCAAAACATAAAACACTGCTTGCCATCGCTACATTTCAGCCTGGTCGCTGCGCGGCGACGGGCGGCATTCAGGGACAGGCGCTACTGGCGCTGTTTCGACCACAAGGCTGACCCATGGACAATTCGAGCCGCACTCCGAGTAGCTTTGAGTTAGCAAGCCTGCCATAATCTGCGGCCAGATTATGGCCCTCCAACCTGGGATGCGTTTAGGCCCCTATGAGATTGGCGCACCGCTGGGC
The sequence above is a segment of the Candidatus Acidiferrales bacterium genome. Coding sequences within it:
- a CDS encoding TetR/AcrR family transcriptional regulator; its protein translation is MDGTRERILQAAFEEFYKNGFQGGSLNHIAERSGATKGALFHYFKNKAELGYAIVEEVIQPSGNPRWIDPLKDASDPIETIKTMFRRNIREDVADTEMIAHGCPLNNLAQEMSPLDEGFRMRIERSYRRQRQALVDALERAKKSGQIKKNVATKGVAALIVACQMGIWGTMRNTQDAELMIQSGEALCAFLDSLKS